The following are from one region of the Marinomonas sp. CT5 genome:
- the rho gene encoding transcription termination factor Rho: MTRKILSLKGKRPSDMKPVDEESKGAAENDPEKRFLNGVVVHPSPCLSLSSGSSQKTVRAMDLICPVGMGQRGLIVAPPGSGKTTMLKHICQAVAMAYPEIKLYALLIDERPEEVTDFKRSVSAEVHASSSDENYAQHVRVADKLLEIARKQAGEGQDVMIVIDSLTRLSRVHNADRKSSGRTLSGGLDTRALEIPRKLFGSARKIENGGSLTILATILVDTGSKMDQVIFEEFKGTGNMEIVLSREAARHRIFPALDIAKSSTRREELLIDAKDLEKVRAIRRSLTHLKPVDAAQKLIDWLETYPTNTELLKAFSPA, encoded by the coding sequence ATGACGAGAAAAATACTGAGTTTAAAAGGCAAACGGCCTTCCGATATGAAACCAGTAGATGAGGAGTCTAAAGGGGCTGCTGAGAATGATCCTGAAAAGCGCTTTCTAAATGGTGTGGTTGTTCATCCTTCCCCATGTCTTTCTTTATCATCGGGATCGTCGCAGAAAACAGTTCGGGCTATGGATTTGATCTGCCCCGTTGGTATGGGCCAACGGGGTTTGATTGTGGCACCGCCTGGATCTGGTAAAACCACCATGTTAAAGCATATTTGTCAGGCTGTTGCGATGGCTTATCCAGAGATAAAGTTGTATGCGTTATTAATTGATGAGCGACCGGAAGAAGTAACAGATTTTAAACGTAGTGTATCGGCTGAAGTGCATGCTTCGTCTTCTGATGAAAATTATGCACAACATGTGCGTGTGGCCGATAAGCTCCTTGAAATAGCTCGTAAGCAGGCTGGTGAAGGCCAAGACGTGATGATTGTGATCGATTCTCTGACAAGGCTTTCAAGAGTACATAATGCTGATAGAAAGAGCAGTGGTCGAACCTTGTCCGGAGGACTTGATACGAGAGCGCTAGAAATACCTCGTAAGTTGTTTGGTTCAGCGAGAAAGATAGAAAATGGTGGTTCATTAACCATATTAGCGACTATTTTGGTGGATACTGGCAGCAAAATGGATCAAGTAATTTTTGAAGAATTCAAAGGCACGGGCAACATGGAAATTGTGCTATCCAGAGAGGCTGCGAGACATCGAATTTTTCCAGCCTTAGACATAGCAAAGAGCAGTACTCGCCGAGAAGAATTGCTTATTGATGCAAAAGATCTAGAGAAAGTACGTGCCATACGTCGATCACTTACACACCTTAAACCTGTTGATGCTGCTCAGAAATTGATTGACTGGTTAGAAACATACCCAACGAATACTGAATTACTTAAGGCTTTTTCGCCTGCTTAA
- a CDS encoding transporter substrate-binding domain-containing protein: MKKLFMLLPFLLLCSVASTAKPLIFTEEEKRFIKNNPVVTVGVMPDFTPFSYYVEGEVVGYEHDLLNIIAKKSGLTFEKHIDKWTSIYNLFKNKELDVISSISYKKYREPFTVFTSPYYNIPIMIFVKDDFGEYEGLKSLAKKRVGVLKDVFYIKELEDLGTMDLIYYDSYDELTKDLVFGKIDALMQNLPNINHLIKKNLYNNIKLASELSLPNTKREDLRFGVQPEKSILSSILQKSLSSISKREMEALSDKWIGSIKEYPGGHIDLNDVEKAYINTHTIKYCINPSGLPFEGLNEDGEHVGMSSDYYHLFEQMLSAKFELVKTRTWNESVEFIKQKKCDMLALSMETPERKAFLNFTDHYLDVPLVVATRVNVPFINQALDLEGEKVGIIRGDAFVKILREKYPSLKLIEVDDIYDGLDKVKSGELFAYIDTLASIGYEFQSKYFGELKIAGKISENLELSIAVRKDDVTLLGVLQKVVNSITNERHRKIFTRWIPIKYEQDVDYKIVWQVVLGVFVFLTLMLYWNRKITKANTLLRQAQKDIEEKNKELNRLALTDNLTALFNRRKLEEIIRSEIDKQSYLKRGFCLSILDIDHFKSVNDKYGHQRGDSVLIEFSNVLKDSLRKSDYVGRYGGEEFIIVFPESSIEDVTLIVEKIRLKISQHDFEAIDHRTASFGLTSFKQGDTIETMIKRADIALYEAKKSGRNKVVIL; this comes from the coding sequence ATGAAGAAGTTATTCATGTTGTTGCCTTTCCTGTTGCTATGCTCAGTAGCATCTACAGCAAAGCCTTTGATATTTACAGAAGAAGAAAAGAGGTTTATTAAAAATAATCCTGTGGTTACTGTTGGGGTGATGCCTGACTTTACGCCTTTTTCTTATTACGTCGAAGGCGAAGTCGTTGGTTATGAGCATGATTTGCTCAATATAATTGCTAAGAAATCCGGGTTGACGTTTGAAAAGCATATTGATAAATGGACGAGTATTTATAATTTATTTAAAAATAAAGAACTTGATGTGATAAGTAGTATTTCTTATAAGAAATATAGAGAGCCTTTCACGGTATTTACCAGTCCTTATTACAATATTCCAATTATGATCTTTGTTAAAGACGACTTTGGTGAATACGAAGGGTTAAAGAGTTTAGCTAAGAAAAGGGTTGGTGTGCTGAAAGATGTGTTTTATATTAAGGAACTTGAAGATCTAGGGACAATGGATTTAATTTATTATGATAGTTATGACGAGCTAACAAAAGATCTAGTCTTTGGGAAAATTGATGCTTTGATGCAAAATTTACCTAACATAAATCATTTAATAAAAAAGAATCTTTATAACAACATAAAACTGGCAAGCGAGCTTAGCCTTCCAAATACTAAAAGAGAAGATTTACGGTTTGGAGTGCAACCTGAAAAAAGTATTCTAAGTTCTATTTTGCAGAAGTCTCTTAGTTCTATATCAAAGCGTGAAATGGAAGCGCTTAGTGATAAATGGATAGGCTCTATCAAAGAATATCCAGGCGGACATATTGATCTGAATGATGTCGAAAAAGCCTATATTAATACCCATACTATTAAATATTGTATCAACCCAAGCGGTCTTCCCTTTGAAGGTTTAAATGAAGACGGTGAACATGTTGGTATGAGTTCTGATTACTACCATCTCTTTGAACAAATGCTCTCTGCCAAGTTTGAATTGGTTAAAACCCGTACATGGAATGAATCAGTAGAATTCATTAAACAGAAAAAGTGCGACATGCTAGCTTTAAGTATGGAAACTCCTGAAAGGAAGGCTTTCTTAAATTTTACTGACCATTACTTAGACGTCCCTTTGGTCGTTGCCACAAGAGTTAATGTGCCTTTTATTAATCAGGCTTTGGATTTAGAAGGAGAAAAAGTTGGAATAATAAGAGGTGATGCTTTCGTCAAAATATTACGTGAAAAATATCCTTCTTTAAAATTAATCGAAGTTGATGATATTTATGATGGTTTAGATAAAGTAAAAAGTGGAGAACTTTTTGCTTATATTGATACTTTAGCGAGTATTGGTTATGAGTTTCAAAGTAAATACTTTGGTGAGTTAAAAATAGCAGGTAAAATATCTGAAAACTTAGAACTTTCTATTGCTGTTAGAAAAGATGATGTTACATTGCTTGGCGTTTTACAAAAAGTTGTTAATAGTATAACCAATGAGCGTCACAGGAAGATCTTTACAAGATGGATCCCTATAAAGTATGAGCAAGATGTTGACTATAAAATTGTTTGGCAGGTGGTGCTAGGGGTCTTTGTCTTCCTAACGCTTATGCTGTATTGGAATCGAAAAATCACTAAAGCAAACACTTTATTGAGGCAAGCTCAGAAAGATATTGAAGAAAAAAATAAAGAACTTAATAGACTTGCACTCACAGATAATCTAACGGCTCTATTTAATAGAAGAAAATTAGAAGAAATTATTCGTTCAGAGATTGATAAACAAAGTTACTTAAAAAGAGGTTTTTGCCTTTCTATACTAGATATTGATCACTTTAAAAGTGTCAATGATAAGTATGGTCATCAGCGTGGCGACAGTGTTCTTATAGAGTTTTCTAATGTTTTAAAAGACAGTTTAAGAAAAAGCGATTATGTAGGTCGTTACGGTGGTGAAGAGTTTATCATTGTCTTTCCTGAATCAAGTATTGAAGATGTTACATTAATAGTTGAAAAAATTAGGCTTAAAATTTCGCAGCATGACTTTGAAGCGATTGATCATAGAACCGCTAGCTTTGGGTTAACTTCCTTTAAGCAAGGAGACACCATAGAGACGATGATTAAGAGAGCGGATATTGCACTTTATGAAGCGAAGAAAAGCGGCCGTAATAAGGTGGTGATACTCTAA